The genomic interval GGTTGCAAAGCCTTTCTTAAGAGAAGACTCTTGCAATCTTCTTAATCTTTCTTAAGAAAAGGTCTTCTGTCAGTGAACAAATGTAAATTAATTGTGCTCCCCTGAGTTGGAGGATCTCTTTAATATGCTGCACACAATTAGAACATTCCTAAGGCTTTTTATCAAGTACagtgtataataaaaacataGAAGACACTTACTAAATGCTTACTGTGTGCCTACAGACTCTGTGCTACCTATCTTACATGCATGGTCTCATTTCATCCTCAGAATAATCCCATGGGGTAGATAGTGTCACTATCCCCATTTTCCATATGAGGAATGGTGGCTTAGGGAGATGATAGAACCTGCCAAAATAGAGTCCATGATGGTGAAATCGGACTTGTCCTGACTCCATAGAGCCCATACATTTAACCCATTGATGGTTTATGTCCAGATGCCAGGGAAAAAAGCTATCACCACACTTGGAAGACCCTAGCCAGATCCCTAGGGCCCCAGTGGGTTTGGAAAGGCTTTGTCCTCCACACACGTTAGCAGAGCATCAGTCTGGTAGAGCTGGCAGAAGTGGTCTACTCTGTTGTGGCATGGCTGAGAAAGCAGCCTCTGTGGCAGTTGTGTGAGACCTGGTTGGACTTAAGAAAAGGAGTTTCTCAGTGAGATGTCCTGACTTCCAAATGCCTTATGGGGTAAAGGTTGGGGTCCAGGCCCTCTCCCAGCTTTACCAGCTGGAAGGAGCTTACGCCTCACCCATCATTACCTTTTCTTAAAGGGTTTAGAACTAGAggcagaatgagaaaagaaaaagcttcaTTTCTAAATGAAAAGGGGCTGTTAAGGGCCATCAGGTTTGCATGGTTCTGGAAGGAATGCCTCATGAGGACAATGGTTCTGGAAGGAATGCCTCATGAGGACAGGGCCTCCCTATAGTCATGCTGCCATCCATATTCATGATGGAAGATATCCTGGCACAAAGAACAGCAGCTTCTCTGGTTTCCATTGAAAACAGAAGCGTTCACTCTATTCTGGCCATTTTATAGGTTTACAAACAAATGAGTGTTCTGTCACATTTATCCAAAGTGAAGACATACAAGGGCTATGCAGCAGCACATTCCTTATGGCCTTGTCACTAAAGAGTCTGGTCTGAAAGctggaaaaagagaaagtgaggaTGGAAATGTAGCATGGTGAGTTCAATGTTTCCCCTATACCACTTTGACCTGGAAGGACTAGATCAAGCAGAGCTGAGGTGACCACTAGATTTACACTACATAGCTTCTTATTGCCCAAAAGACCTAGAGTCATGTCTCTTCCTAAAGGTGCTAGATGCCACAAGGAACCCACCTGGCAAATAGGCACTTATGTACACCCTCATCGCCAACTGAGCCATGTGTTTGAGGGGAGGAGTCCTAATGTTCGTGGAAAACTACTCTCTTGGGGCATTGATTAGATCCTTTTGCTGTCTGGGTGAGAATTAGGTCAAGAGCAGAGTCACTGCATGGCCTTGATAGCCAGTATGCCTGTCTGTTGTCCTGTTCCTAAAGAGGAACATATGCTAGGTGGTATGATACAGTGAATCCTGTGTCAGAACTGAAGGAGGAAGGTGTGCTAAGGTCTTCAAATCACCCTCAAAAGGTATTAGGAGAACAGTTTTCTTCATACTCTTTGTGTGTCTGTTCACCTACCCATCTGGCATCCAGGGCGGGTCTCTTACTTTTTTTGTAAAGAGGACCAATTTTCATTTTCCACAAGTACTAGAGATTCAATAGAAAGACTACAGGCAATACTGAATGGCTATAAAGAAGGGATTCACAGCTGGTGTCTCTTTCCCTCCATATTGGGAACCAGCAAATTATAGAAACAGGGTAGAGCTAGGGATAGTCAGACTGGCTCTGTCCAGAGGACTTCAAGTTGGTCAGGCCCTGGCCTCTGCTTCAGAATCCCACATAGCTCAGGTCAGGGGGTGCATTTTAGCCTGGATATGCCCTTCTATTGCTTCTCTTGGCAGCTggttcttttctgtcttcctgagcATCTGTAGAAGCCCCAAGACTTGTGCAGAGGAACTGGGCTCCTGTCTTTGGGGTTGCTGCAGCATGTCTTTTCTGAATAACAAAAGTTGAACTTAGAATGATCTGATTATTAACCTTTCAAAGGTCTCCAAAAGATGTTCTTTCAAATTGTTTATTTTGGTCGCCACCCCTGCCACCAACATGGCTGAGTTGTAAGAGGCCTGACATCTTCCAATGACAGCTTCCTTCCCCAGGAGTCCTCTCTAGAGCCACTGAGGTTCTTGAGAGATTGAGCCCCAGCTTCTCTGAAAGATCAGAGATGTACACAATGTGGTCACTAGAATTTTGCCCCAGTGTCATCCTTTTAACATCCACTTGTCAGCAGCTTGAACTTGTGCTTGCATCCTccaagttttaatttatttttttctctattggtATACTTTGGTAGCTAATATAGAACTTAGAGAAAGTTGTCTTTATTATTAAAGAAACTACTAACTGTCCCCTTTGACTAAATTCCAGAGGGTGCCCCCAAGACAAGCTGTGACAGCTGCAGAAGTGGCTCTGAGCACAGGCTTGTTGATAGGGCCCTGCCATTCACCCTGACTGTTCTGAGGAATCTTGCATCTGTCTGGTGGTTGCGTTCAGGCTTATTTGCTCCATACTCCAGACACAGTAGGATGACTGAGAAACTTGAACAGCAGGCTTCTGTAGATGATTTGTGCTTTCCCCTAGGCAGGTAACACAAGAAACTCACCTGCCAACCCCAGTGGATTCTGGACACGTCTTGCTTTTAATCCTTTTCAACCTTCTCTTCCAAAATCAACTTTGCtaaattggattttttaaaataactactaAATCACTTCCTGCACTCTTGTCCATTCAAACCATTTGTTACCTGATGTGATTCCAAACACAATGTGTCTGTCACCATAACATGAACACCTTACAGTCAGCTCCATGGTGCTCAGATCTGCAGGGCTCCCCATGTCCATTTTCACTGAAAGCTTACATTGCTTCTGTACACACCTTTCCAATGCTAGTCATAGGGAAATATGACAGTTTTTTAGAGTTTTATGAAATGTTGGAGAGAGAAGAAGACTTTTAAGTGCAGTACCATTGatcaaaatacttatttttattttttaggttgcATCTGATGCCAGAAGGTAAACACAACTTGCATTTACGCTTTGCAAATGAGTTCAATGAGTTAGTAGAAGACTTCCTGCAATGAAAACACTGAGGACTGTTGTCTTGGTAGTTCTATAGAGAGGGCCTTGATCTTGTTGCTACTGATACCAAGACCCCTCACTCAGCAGCTCTCTCCCTTACATCATGCCTCAGTTCCAGGCCTTCCCAGGCCTTCTCTCCACCCTATAATGCTGATCGTAATCAAGTGGGCATCATGACATGTTGAAACAACCTCCAGCTACAAGGATGAACACTTAACATTGAATTGTGAGATTCTACCATTCTCTTACAATAAATTCCTAGTGtaatttattttcaagtaaattttACATGAAACATTTGGGTGTCTGCTATTTTAGGGGATCTGGAATTTACAGCATACCTTTTATCTGAGAGGTAAAGGTGCACTTAATCGTTATTTGTATTTATCACATTGTCCAAAAGAAGTAGAGAAGTAGAAGGCATTTCTTACATAAGTCTTCACTTCAACAAACTCATAGGGTATCTGGACagcaaagaagggaagaaggttTTCTTTGTCCCCAAACTGCTCTTCAGTGCTGACTCACTTTGGAGAGATTCCTTTATTTTAATACTTTGGGACagggcaaatgaaaaaaatacatacttttcATCTCTTTAATAAAACAGCAGAAATGCCATTAAAACACATGGAAGCAGAAATCCTACATTGCTAAGATTGAACCATGAACCTTGGTACTTCAGAAACATTTAGTGAAATAAAAAGCATTCACAGGGAAATAAGGATCACAGGTATAATACACATGCTTCTTTATTAGTATAGATATGTTAAAAGACAATACTGTAATCTTTAAAGGAGATCCACATGATTACATCAACAGTAAATTTCTGACAGAGGCAAAACTGAGCACCGTGGTATACAAATAAAAGACCATGCTGCAGGACAATAAAGTTCACTAAAGATGCATGATTTATTTAGAAGTTCTTAAGCctcatcctccccctcctcctcctcaaacTCCCCCTGTTCATCAGCTGTGGCGTCTTGGTACTGCTGGTACTCGGACACCAGGTCGTTCATGTTGCTCTCGGCCTCGGTGAACTCCATCTCATCCATGCCCTCGCCGGTGTACCAGTGCAGGAAGGCCTTGCGCCGGAACATGGCGGTAAACTGCTCCGAGATGCGCTTGAACAGCTCCTGGATGGCCGTGCTGTTGCCGATGAAGGTGGCCGACATCTTGAGGCCGCGGGGCGGGATGTCGCACACGGCGGTCTTGACGTTGTTGGGGATCCACTCCACGAAGTAGCTGCTGTTCTTGTTCTGCACGTTGAGCATCTGCTCGTCCACCTCCTTCATGGACATGCGGCCTCGGAAGATGGCGGCCACCGTCAGGTAGCGGCCGTGGCGGGGGTCGCAGGCGGCCATCATGTTCTTGGAGTCGAACATCTGCTGGGTGAGCTCGGGCACTGTCAGGGCGCGGTACTGCTGGCTGCCCCTGCTGGTCAAGGGTGCGAAACCAGGCATGAAGAAGTGCAGGCGCGGGAAGGGCACCATGTTCACGGCCAGCTTGCGCAGGTCTGCGTTCAGTTGGCCCGGGAAGCGCAGGCAGGTGGTGACCCCGCTCATGGTGGCCGACACCAGGTGGTTGAGGTCTCCGTAGGTGGGCGTGGTCAGCTTCAGCGTGCGGAAGCAGATGTCATAGAGGGCCTCGTTGTCGATGGAATAGGTTTCATCCGTGTTTTCCACCAGCTGGTGGACAGAGAGGGTGGCGTTGTAGGGCTCTACCACGGTGTCGGACACCTTGGGCGAGGGCATGACGCTGAAGGTGTTCATGATGCGGTCTGGGTACTCCTCACGGATCTTGCTGATGAGCAGGGTGCCCATGCCGGACCCCGTGCCGCCTCCCAGCGAGTGGGTCAGCTGGAAGCCCTGGAGACAGTCACAGCTTTCTGACTCCTTCCTCACCACGTCCAGGACCGAGTCCACCAGCTCGGCTCCCTCTGTGTAGTGGCCTTTTGCCCAGTTGTTTCCTGCACCACTCTGGCCTGCCagagaaagagaatggtggaTGCAGACCTATAAGGAGCGTGGCTTATGTCAGTTGGACAGTGCAGAAGGCAGAACTAGTCTTAGAAAAACTTCCATTTTTTTTAGATATGCTTTTGTTCCACATTTTCAATGTCTCAGCTACCCTCAAAAACCTTGGGGATCATAACAAAGTAAAAAACCAAGTTGAGAAAAAGGATATGTTTTAACAAAACCAAGGTTCTCctaaaatgaacaaagaacatTCTGCAAATGCTCTAGTTAGATGCAATTGAGCAGGCATTGGAAGGACTGGGTGTGGTCACACAAGTCTATAATTCccgagaggtggaggtaggaggactgctgtCTGAGACTATGCTAGGCAAAAGACCAAgactatatatgaaaaataaactaaagaaataagggctgggggcatagctaaagtggtagagttcctgcctagcatgtgcaaggctctgaattcaaacaccagtactgccaaaaaaaaaaggtcaggtaAGCACATTTTCCTTCAGAGGAGAAGATAGGCACTAAGCCCATGGTAAACCTTGGTCATAAGCTGCACTGGTGCCCTGATGTGGTTATCTGTAGTTCCTGGTCTTTGAAGTTACTTGTAGCCTGTGAGTCTCTATGTGTAGAAGTGCTTGCTCTCTGTTCTTTCCCTTCAGAGTCTGCCCAGTCATGGAGGGCTTGCTCAGCACTATCACGCTGACACTGATGTCTGAGGGTAGAGGGTGGCCAGAGTCAGCACCCTATGGACTGGGTGGAGTTAGGCCAGGACTGGGGCTACGCATGCACACAGGCTCACCAGGTTACTGAGAATTGGAAACTGTGGGGTGCATGGCTGTTAGGAAGCTGAGTCATCTGGCCAGCTCCCTGCACCATGATGACATGACGACATACCGAACACGAAGTTGTCTGGCCTGAAGATCTGGCCGAATGGTCCTGACCTCACTGAGTCCATGGTGCCTGGCTCCAGGTCCACCAGGATGGCCCGAGGTACATATTTGTTGCCTGTGGGAACAAGAGCTGACTTAGACCTGAACTCAGCAAAGAAATCCTGGGCAGGGCTCGTGATTCTATGTGGCTCTCACAGCACAATTCACTACAGAAAATGCCAGCATTTGagacaaaaggaggaaaaagaaaatgacatactGAGCATGCCTCATCATGTCAGACATGCAGGTGTCCTCAGCAACTACAAAGCGTTTTGTTCGTAGTTGGCATTTTAAGTGCAGACAGCATCTCCTTGAATCCGTACTTTCCTAGGCCTTTCCTCTGGCACAGTGTGGAAAGCAAGGTGCCATCCTCATACTCACCAGCAGCTTCATTGTAGTACACGTTGATTCTCTCCAGCTGCAAGTCACTGTCGCCATGGTAACTGCCAGTGGGGTCGATGCCATGCTCATCACTGATGACCTCCCAAAACTGAGATGAAAAAGAGAATCACATCACGGTCTGGAACAGCAGTCATCGTGCCCAGACCGCAGACAAGAGCTCAGAGAGCGTCTGCCTCCATTTTCTGAAGCAGCTGCTGCAGAGGGGCTTGGAATTCCGCAGAGCATCAGCCATATTGTGGCCACAGGCTGGAAGACCGGGAGGGgcctgggaggaggagggggcacAGATCTCCTCTGAAGGCTGTGACAGGAGCCGGGCTCTTTCACTCTAAGCATTGCTGAGTGAGGTTAAATCCACGCTGATAATTTGGTGCAGGTAGAAGGGAGGTTCAGGTGACCCCACCCTGGAGCAGTCTCCAGGGATCAATGGGTCCTGGCACATATCCACTCTGCTTTTAGCAGAGGAGTTTTATGCCTACGACCTATATATTGGCATCTGGGCCCTGACCCCCGACTTGGAATGGAGGAGGAGGGATCGCAGGCACAGCCCAGGGTGCCTGGGCTGCAGTGGAAAACACCCTCCATCATGAGGAGGCATGATGAATTAGCAGCAGGAAAGGGGGCGTGGAGGTTGGGGTCTGCAATATGGCGGTTTTGAAAGAGACCATGTCCTTGTACAGAGGCCCGCCCACACCCATGCACCATGCACCATGCCCGCTGCTGCCTCCCCACTGCGTCAGGAATTTACAGCCCCCACCCAATGCAGTCATCTACCCTCACAGATGGGAAAGCCCACTGCCACCTTTTATATCGTGTCTTGATAGCTTGTATGGTTTGTATGTACTGACATTTACCACATCAGAAgctaaatttaaaacttaattcatttaataagaaacccacatctgaaaaataattatactttCTAACAAATATGAGAATTGTTTTACAGTTTTGTAAATCTCTGGCTCTGCAATCTATCGCAGTGGGACATTCTGGTTGAATTATATGAAGAGAGTATGTCTTCACACAGATATAATGTTGGAAAAGGAGGGCCTCGCAgatcccccctctccccacccccagctctccACGATTCCAGGGGTCCTCAGAGCACTCGCTGAGAAGCCCTGTGCTAGAAAACAACCATCTTAATGAAGACGGGACCCATCTTAAAGCTCATGCTGAGAATTTTGCATTAATGTGGAAGAATTGTTCTCAAGGATCTGACACGGGTCTATTAGCCAAAAGAGAAGCCTTTATAACATTGGTCAGCCTAGTAACACTGCATATCTTTCATTCAAACGACGTCAAAAATGTACAAGTTACAGACACAGGAGCCTATGGATACATAGGATGACAGTCCCAGCCAAATTTCAGAGACTAATACATCCAGAGGAATGCTAACTGCGCCCTGTACAAGGATTACGTCGCAACGCACTTTAAAGGACCCTGATTAAAAACATACACATGTCACCGCGGGCATCCTGGCAGGTGGAGCGGCCTCCTGGGCCCCACCCAGTGGCCTCAAAGTGGAATGCGCCCCTGGGAAGCCAAAGGCCATGTCAGGCTGTTCCCCGCCCCAGACCTCGTGACCTGTGGCAGGGGCCAGAGACCCCGTTTGCCCACTTCCCTAAGGTGCACCCACCTTGGCGCCGATCTGGTTGCCACACTGGCCCGCCTGGATGTGCACGATCTCCCGCATGGTGCCGGCTGCGGAGCAGGTGGATGCGCACTCCCTCGGAGCTGTGCACGTGGCGAGGACTGGAAGGATCTGTACAGCGGGGACCTGTGGTGACTCCCCAGCCTAGCCTTTTATAACCTCAGACCCGCCTGGCCCGCGCTGACGTAATGGTGGGCGGAGCTGCGGGGGCGGTGCGGCTGGGACTGCGGCACCGCGAGGGGGAGCCAGGGCGCGGTGCGAGATGCTGGGCGCTCTGGCCCGTCGCCGCCGCCACTGGATCCGGGCAGGGTGCCCAGCCCTGGCATCCAACGGCCAAGGGCGGTGCCCGGGGCCCGGGCCCAGGCCTCCAGCCGCCCCTTCCCCATCCGAGGGCGCGGTCGCAACCCTAGCTGTATCCTTCGGTGGGGCTGCAATCCCCCTCCCATCCCGCTCACTCTGAATCCCCTGAGGGGCTAGAGCCCAGGGGGAGGAACTGCCTGCAAACACTGTCCTGGCCTCCCCGGGATGGGGGACAGGTGTGGAGTTCCCTTTTGCAGTGGGGAGCCCAGACGCGTTTCATTTAGGGGGTTTTCAGCTGTGAGCCAAGGGCTCCCGCGTCTGGACAGGGTCTTGGGGACCGTGCTTCGTCCTCTTTATATTCTGGGTGGGAATTCGCGGCGAGGTGAACGCCAAACCGGGAGCAGTGTGGGGAGAAGTAGGGGACTCCCGGGGAGGTGGTGGGCAGCTATCTTCAAGGACAGTGAGGATAGAAGGTGGTGGGAGAGGGATTTTGCACCTCTGCAAGTTAAGctgggtgggtggggaggggcta from Castor canadensis chromosome 8, mCasCan1.hap1v2, whole genome shotgun sequence carries:
- the LOC141425703 gene encoding tubulin beta-2A chain, whose translation is MREIVHIQAGQCGNQIGAKFWEVISDEHGIDPTGSYHGDSDLQLERINVYYNEAAGNKYVPRAILVDLEPGTMDSVRSGPFGQIFRPDNFVFGQSGAGNNWAKGHYTEGAELVDSVLDVVRKESESCDCLQGFQLTHSLGGGTGSGMGTLLISKIREEYPDRIMNTFSVMPSPKVSDTVVEPYNATLSVHQLVENTDETYSIDNEALYDICFRTLKLTTPTYGDLNHLVSATMSGVTTCLRFPGQLNADLRKLAVNMVPFPRLHFFMPGFAPLTSRGSQQYRALTVPELTQQMFDSKNMMAACDPRHGRYLTVAAIFRGRMSMKEVDEQMLNVQNKNSSYFVEWIPNNVKTAVCDIPPRGLKMSATFIGNSTAIQELFKRISEQFTAMFRRKAFLHWYTGEGMDEMEFTEAESNMNDLVSEYQQYQDATADEQGEFEEEEGEDEA